The stretch of DNA TCACGGAGGATATATCGACCATCATTTTCTTGACTGGAAGCTATGTCTTGGTCGTCATTTTTCCTATTACGTTCATGGTGTAGAGACATCAAATTCTTGATGGAGACCAGACTCTCCACATAGCCTCTTGAACCATCCCCGAGTTCCCTCTTGCGCCGAGTATGCTTGAGTTGCTGTGTGTCAAGGTCGTAATGGAATACTTCTTCTGTTTCTGCTTTCTGTATTGCAACAAGTAGTTCATACTCGTTCAACCAAAAGTTAATCGGACGCATAGGTTCGTGATCAGCAAATTTAACAGCCAACTCTTTTCTCCAAATCCAATCTTTGAGTACCCAGACATCAATGAACCGGCTATTGAAATCCTGGCTGTTCGGGAAACAGCTGACGCAAGCTTGCCATCTTGTCGACGATAACAATTGATGTTTATGGGTTTTAGAGAGTTGACATTTTGGCATAGGCAACTTCTTCGAAACATTATCGACCATGTCAAATGAGACAATGGCGTTGGTCTTATCAATGTCTCTATATGCCATCCAAATGAGCATTCTTCCATTTGAACTTGATTCCACATCTACTAATCTGTAGTCGGATATAGAATCACTAACTTGCACAGTTCGCCAATGTCCATGGCGTAAAGAGTATACATCCACTCTGCAAGGATAGTTACTATTACAGTAGTAGGGGCATGCGACAACCTTGTAGTCATTATTAATCGGGTCAAACCCAAGCGCCGTCATATTGTACATACTTGGGCATTGTGGCACCAACAACACCTCTTCAATTGCTGGGTTACACAACAAGACCTCACCCTCCAAACATAAATAAAAGCAAATGATGCCATGACATGAATTAGACACTTGTATTGGAACGTCAGGCACACATACAAA from Silene latifolia isolate original U9 population chromosome 10, ASM4854445v1, whole genome shotgun sequence encodes:
- the LOC141608250 gene encoding putative F-box protein At1g32420: MGDECGGPTSIPQELVSEILCYLPVKSLIRFTIVSKSWLRLIRNNHRFATKNYLTRTTSSSRVLDNADFMFDVQRSNKPCLYAFNEAKTFRFLKNFVCVPDVPIQVSNSCHGIICFYLCLEGEVLLCNPAIEEVLLVPQCPSMYNMTALGFDPINNDYKVVACPYYCNSNYPCRVDVYSLRHGHWRTVQVSDSISDYRLVDVESSSNGRMLIWMAYRDIDKTNAIVSFDMVDNVSKKLPMPKCQLSKTHKHQLLSSTRWQACVSCFPNSQDFNSRFIDVWVLKDWIWRKELAVKFADHEPMRPINFWLNEYELLVAIQKAETEEVFHYDLDTQQLKHTRRKRELGDGSRGYVESLVSIKNLMSLHHERNRKNDDQDIASSQENDGRYILREVRRKGVRLFQSFKLM